The Hyalangium gracile DNA segment GGCGTACCTGGGACGGATTGCACCGCCGCGCAAGCCCGAGGATCTCCGGGAGCTGGAGGGCCTGCTCCTGCGCGCACCGCAGAGCGGACGCATCCGCTCGTGGCCGCTGCGCAGCCGCTCGGGGGAGGAGGCGTCGGGGGAGATGCGGCCCAGGATGATCCTCAACGATCCCGAGGCGCTCACCCACTGCGCGTTGATGGGGCTGGGCATCGCCTTCGTGTCGATGCCCGACGCGCTGCCGCACCTGAAGGAAGGGACGCTGGTGCGGGTGCTGCCGGACTGGTACGCCGACATCGGCCCGATTGCGCTCTACTACGCCGGACACCGGCAGCTGCCCGCGAAGACACGCGTGTTCGTGGACTTCGTCGTCGAGGAGTTCAAGCGCCAGGGCCTGGCGAAGCTGCTCTCCGCGAGCTGAGCCGGTGACGAGCGCGGCGCGACAGGACCGGCACGAGCAGGCAGAGGAAGATGGCGGCCATGCCACCGCTGGCGCTGCAACCGCCCTTGTCGGCCTCGGGCTCCTCGTCTCCGGGGAGCGGCTCACCGCCAGTGCCCGCATCGAGGCCACCGTCGACTCCACCGCCGGTGCCACCGTCAGCGGTGCCACCGTCACCTCCCATCCCCGAGCCTCCATCCGCCGGCGTCCCGCCGTCCGTGGGCGTGCTGGTGCCTCCGTCGCACTCGCCCAGCGAGTGCTCCAGCGCGCCGAGCGTGTAGTTCCCCGACGACGGCCGAGGACGAGCGCAGAAGTCGTTCGTCACCGTGGCGCGAGCGGCCGCGGCGCCGATGAGCTGTGAGACGTTGCCCTCGACGCGCAGGTCTCCGGCCAGCGGCGCGACGTACCAGGAGTCCCAGGTGGCCGAGCTCACGTTCATCAGGTTGGTGCCGGCGGTGAAGGAGCCGCTATCACGGGTGCGGATGACGGAGGACACCACGTTGCCATGCGCCTCGCCGGTGGTGGAGGCGAAGCGGAAGTCCACACCGGTGGTCGCGATGAGGGTGTTGAACAGCACCTTCGTGTTGGCAGCCTTGTTCAGGTAGATGCCCACGTCCGAGCAGTTGATGATGACGTTGTTGCGCAGGATTCCATCCGAGTGCTCGGGATCACAGGGAACGTTCGCGTCGAAGGCCGGCGCGCAGAACGCGTTCCCGGTGCCTCCACCTCCGAAGGACAGGCCGATGCGGACGTTTCCGGCGGGGGCATCCTTGGTGCAGATGACGCGGTTTCGCTCGAAGATGCCGCGCTTGCCACCGCTCTTCATGAACGCGCCATAGGAGATGCCGTTGTTGGCCTTGGAGAAGTCGTGGATGTAGTTGTCGCGGACGATCCAGTCCTCACCGGTGTCGATGTTGAGCTTGGTGACGGGCGTCGTCGTGTTGCGGACGCGCGTGTCGTAGATCTCATTGTTCTCGATGAGGCCCCGGTGAGGGATCTCGAAGACGCCGCTGGAGTTCTGCGTGGCATTCACCTTGAGCTGCGCGTTGAAGTCGCGGACGCGGCTGTGGCGCAGGACGAAGTTCTCCGCGTGGCCCGTGACGTGGAACGCGTGCTCGCAGCTCGGGTCCTGGGCGCAAGCCCCCTCGATGGTCAGGCCGTCGAAGACCCAGTACCGTCCTGAGACCTTGAAGCCCTCGGTCGCGTTGAAGCGGATGAGCGCCGCGTGCCGGTTGGCGGCCCTCACGATGATGGGCTGCGCCGCGGTGCCGTCCGCCGCGCAGTTCAGGTTGGCGCTGACGGCGTACGTGCCGTTGGCGAGGATGATCTCGTCACCGGCCTGAGCGGAGGAGAGCGCGGACTGCAGCTGGGAGACGGTGGAGACGTTCTTCACCGCGGCGAAGCTGGTGCAGGACACCAGGAGCAGCACGAGGGATGGGATTTTCATGATGGCTCTTCCTGCGAGGTGTGCCGAGCCAGTCTGCCCTGCTCCTGTCGCGCACGTACGCATTTCGTGAGTCAGAAGTCCGCCGAGATGCACTCGATGGCGGCTCGGACCCGGACGCGGACCTTGGGGTCGGCGTCTTCCTGGAGCGCCTCCAGCGCGGGCAGGCTCGCGTGCACCTTGCTCCCTGCCAACGCCAGCACCTCGGCCGCGGCCTGCCGGAGCTCGGAAGGAGCCTCGTGGAGCACGCCCACGAGCCGTGGGACGAGATCCCTGCCCGGGGTCCAGAGGTGCAGGGCGTTGGGCAGACGCAGCAGCCGAGGCAGTCCTCGCAGCGCGGGGCCAGGCTCGCCCGAGACCCTCCAGTGCGCGTCCAAGGCTTCGCAACGCTGATACGCGTCACGGCGGCGCTTCTTCGCCCAGGTGAGGATCTCCGGGGCAGCGCTCGCCGCCGCGGGCCCCCAGTCCCCGAGGAGGCGGATCGCGGTCGAAGCATGCTGACGCGACTCCAGCCGCTTCCGCATCATCCGGAGTCCGCGAGGAGTCGGGGGAAAGCCCGCGAGAAAGAGCTGGGCCAGGGGCCCAGGCGTGTCCCATTGGCAGTACGAGGGGCCTTCGGCCTCCACCCAGTCGAGCACCCAGGGAATCGCGGGAGCCGCGTCGCTTCCCAGGTCCACCAGCGCCGAGAGCGCTGCCTGCGAGTCCCCCCGATTCTTGAGGGACTGGCGCAGGACAGGGAGGACCTCGTCCGCCCGTCCGGTGATGCGATGCAGTCCTGACGCGGCGTCGCACCGGACGGTGGCATCCGAGTGGGTGAGGTGAGCCCGGAGTACCGGCTCGGCGCTGGGATCTCCGATGGCCGCCAGCACCTGGAGCATCCTGCCGCGCACCGGACAGTCCTCCTCCGCGAGGCAGGAGAGCAGCATGGGCACGACGGCTCTGGCGGCCTCTCCGGCGCGTTGGATGGCCGAGAGCACGATGTACACCGGGGTCTCGCCGAAGCTCCCGGGACCTGCCTTGCCCTCCGCGCGACGCTGCCGCAGGCGCGCGTACTCGCGTCCCAACAGCGCCAACAGGTCCTCCATGATGGCGGCGACCTTGCTGCCCATTCCGCGGAGGAGCCAGGCTGCATCGTACGTCCGGTCGTTGCGCAGCAGGGTCAGGAGAAGGGGTTGAACCGCCTGCGCGTCATGGGAGACCACGATCAGCGCGAGCTCGAGCTTCCTCGCGGAATCTGTCGCGGCATTCAGGGCATCCATGAGCCTGGGGAGTGCGGGCTTCCCCAGGCCGTCGAAGATGCGGCGCATGGTGCCCATGAGGCTCGTGCCGCCCTGCTCCAGGGTGCGCAGCAGCAGCGGCAGCACCTGCTGGGGCTCGGCACGGACGAGCCACGCCGCCCTCAGACACGGGAGCAGCCGCTTCTCGTGCTCATCGCTCAGCGGAGCGTCTGGGGGGCGTGATGTGCCCGGAGGGAAGATCTCCTCCAGGGCCTGCTTGAGCTCGCGGAGCACGGCCTCGACGGACGACGGGTTCCGGTGCGAGGCGATGCCCTCCCAGGCGGCCTCGACGACCCGCCAGTCCCTGTCGGTGAGCGCGCCGAAGAGCCCGTCCAGCCGCCCTGAGATGGGAAGTGACGAAGAGGCCAGGGCCCGGACGGCCTGGAGCCGGTCGCTGGCCCGCGGGTGCCGCGGCGTCTGGGGATGGAGAGGTTCGGAGGACAAGGGGCAGGCGGACGGGAGGAAGGATGCGCCTGCCCGGGAGCGTACCTCCAGCTCCCCGGCACGAAAACAGCGGGCCCCCACGCCTGACGTTTCCGTCAGAAGCGTGAGGGCCACCTACCGCTCGATGTTGGGTCCTGGAGTGGCCCCCTACTCAATCGGGGCGCCGACGACCTGGCACTGCTGGGGCTGGGCCACGGGGGCCGCGACGGCCTGGCGCGCCAGGGGCTGGGCCACGGAGGGATCCACGAGCTGCTTGACGGTGTCGATGGCCTGTGTGGCGGTGTTGATGGCGTCAGCCACCGCGTTGAAGATGTTGCTCAGGCTCGACTGCAGAGGGTCCGCCGAAGCCGGCAGAGCGCCGCCCATCGGAGCGCTGACGCTGGCTGCGGACGGAGCCATCATCGGGGCACCACCGAGGTCCGGAGGCAGACCACCGGCCGCGTACGGGTCCATCGGCATGCCAGCGGCGAGGTCCGGAGGCAGGCCACCGGCCGCGTACGGGTCCATCGGCATGCCGGTGGCGAGGTCCGGAGGCAGGCCACCGAGCGCGTACGGGTCCATCGGCATGGCGCCGGCCGCGTACGGGTCCATCGGCATGCCAGCGGCGAGATCCG contains these protein-coding regions:
- a CDS encoding chondroitinase-B domain-containing protein, with product MKIPSLVLLLVSCTSFAAVKNVSTVSQLQSALSSAQAGDEIILANGTYAVSANLNCAADGTAAQPIIVRAANRHAALIRFNATEGFKVSGRYWVFDGLTIEGACAQDPSCEHAFHVTGHAENFVLRHSRVRDFNAQLKVNATQNSSGVFEIPHRGLIENNEIYDTRVRNTTTPVTKLNIDTGEDWIVRDNYIHDFSKANNGISYGAFMKSGGKRGIFERNRVICTKDAPAGNVRIGLSFGGGGTGNAFCAPAFDANVPCDPEHSDGILRNNVIINCSDVGIYLNKAANTKVLFNTLIATTGVDFRFASTTGEAHGNVVSSVIRTRDSGSFTAGTNLMNVSSATWDSWYVAPLAGDLRVEGNVSQLIGAAAARATVTNDFCARPRPSSGNYTLGALEHSLGECDGGTSTPTDGGTPADGGSGMGGDGGTADGGTGGGVDGGLDAGTGGEPLPGDEEPEADKGGCSASGGMAAIFLCLLVPVLSRRARHRLSSRRAASPGPGA
- a CDS encoding HEAT repeat domain-containing protein, producing MSSEPLHPQTPRHPRASDRLQAVRALASSSLPISGRLDGLFGALTDRDWRVVEAAWEGIASHRNPSSVEAVLRELKQALEEIFPPGTSRPPDAPLSDEHEKRLLPCLRAAWLVRAEPQQVLPLLLRTLEQGGTSLMGTMRRIFDGLGKPALPRLMDALNAATDSARKLELALIVVSHDAQAVQPLLLTLLRNDRTYDAAWLLRGMGSKVAAIMEDLLALLGREYARLRQRRAEGKAGPGSFGETPVYIVLSAIQRAGEAARAVVPMLLSCLAEEDCPVRGRMLQVLAAIGDPSAEPVLRAHLTHSDATVRCDAASGLHRITGRADEVLPVLRQSLKNRGDSQAALSALVDLGSDAAPAIPWVLDWVEAEGPSYCQWDTPGPLAQLFLAGFPPTPRGLRMMRKRLESRQHASTAIRLLGDWGPAAASAAPEILTWAKKRRRDAYQRCEALDAHWRVSGEPGPALRGLPRLLRLPNALHLWTPGRDLVPRLVGVLHEAPSELRQAAAEVLALAGSKVHASLPALEALQEDADPKVRVRVRAAIECISADF